One Mycolicibacterium sp. ND9-15 genomic window, TGCGTTGGTGAAGTTGATGATCGATTCGCGGCCAGTCACCTTGCGGGCCAGTTTGAGCGCCGACTCGACGGCGTTCGCACCCGTCGGACCGGGGAACTGCACCTTGTAATCGAGGCCGCGCGGCCGAAGGATCAGTTGCTCGAAGCGCTGCAAGAACTCCGTCTTCGCCGACGTCGCCATGTCGAGTGAGTGCACGATCATGTCGTTGGCCAGGTAGTCCATCAGTGGCCGCTTGAGTTCAGCGTTGTTGTGGCCGTAGTTCAGCGCACCGGCGCCCGCGAAGAAGTCGAGGTACCGGCGGTCCGAGGTGTCGGTCACCCAGGAGCCTCGGGCGACGGCCATCGTCGTCGGCCACCCCCGGCAGTAGCTGCGCACCTCCGATTCGACCGAGGCATAGACCTCGGGCAGGTCGGATTCGTCGGGACGGGGGAGCGTTGCTGGCGTTGACATGTGTCCTTTCCGGGGTGTCAGTCCAATGGCCTGGTGATGGGTCCGATGCGGAGCGTCGGTTCGTCCTCGTGGGTCTGATCGGCGTCCAGCTGTGCGGCGGTGAAACGGGGCTCCTCGAGGAGAGGCACGCCGTGCCGCCGCGCGAAAGCGCCGAAGAATGCTCGCGACGCCGAGTTGCTCGGCGACACCGTGGCTTCCACGGTGACCGGATGACCCCGTCGGTTGCTCCGGACCCGGTGAACGAGGGTGTCGAGCATGGCGCTGGCGAGCCCGGACCCTTGGGCGGTTGTCGCGACGGCCACCTGCCAGACGAAGAGCACCTCCGGTCGCGCCGGCGGGTGGTAGCCGGTGATCAGCCCACAGATGTCGCCGTCTCTATCGGCCACTATTGACGTACTGGCAAAGTCGGTGGCAGTCAGAAGATAGGTATAAGTGGAATTCAGATCGAGCACTTCTGTCGCGGCGATCAGACGGTGCATCGCGATGGCGTCGCCATCATCGGGTGGCCGAAGGAAGCGCGTCCAGGAAAGTGCTTGGGGTGCCGTCGGTTTCGGCCCCATAGGCCACGCGTCCGAGGTGGGTCCCCGGTCACGACGCGCACGAATAGTCACCTGCGTTGTCACCACCGAACAAAGTCATCGAGTCTCATCAGCTACGTCATCGGCGCCGTGACCGTATGCCAGCAAAAAATGACAGGCAAGTTTCGATGGCTCTGCACGGAAGCCGTCGTGGCCTGTCGGCGCGGGAGTCACCTGCGCCGATGCCGCGCCGGGTGAGACGTGTCACGTGATCGGTCTGTTATTCAATCGTTATCTACGGAGCGGAAAACGCTTCGATGCGCTGGCGATCGGTAATATGACGCGACCGTCAATGCGGAGCCAATGCGATGAGCGCCGTAAAGCCGACTGAACTATTGGAGGAGTTTTCTCGTGCGACGCATCATCGGAGTGTGGATCGCCGCTATCGCCACCGCAGTCGCCTTCGCCGCGCCTGCGGCGGCGGACCAGTCGGAGTTCGTGCGCAAGCTGCGGGAGCGATACGTCTTCCTGACCGCGGAACAGCTCATCACCGCGGGTCACGACGTCTGCGCCGCCGCGAGAAGCGGAGTGCCCGCCTCCGATTCGGTGATCATGGTCCGCGACTCTCTCGGGATCTCGATCAAGGCCGCCGGCGACATCGTCAGCCGCGCTGTCGTCGAACTCGGCTGCTGACCCGAAGGCCAGTTGCACAGAACGCGAACAGCCTCTCAACGGGCGAATTCACGATCTGAATGCACACTGGAAGCTGGGCGAAATCGCCGGTCATGCCGAACCGGCGACTCTGCGGACGAGGTTTGGTAACAAGCTGGTCAAGCGGCGCGTGGCGCACGGCCGACGGCTTTATCGGGTTGCTAGCTTGCCCGCGTGAAATCGTCAGTCGGCAGATTCTGCGCGGTGCTGTTCGCGATGCTGATGCTCGCGGGGGTGGCGGTCCAAACCCCTTCGGCGACTGCGTATTCGCGTGACGGCCTGCCGGTTGAAACCCTCGACGTACCATCTCCGTCGATGGGCCGCAACATCCGCGTGCAGTTCCAAGGCGGTGGCCCGCAATCGGTGTATCTGCTCGACGGGTTGCGGGCCCGAGAGGACGCCAGCGGCTGGGACATCAACACTGCGGTGTTCGAGTGGTTTCACCAGTCGGGCATCTCGGTCGTCATGCCGGTCGGCGGACAAGCCAGCTTCTACACCGACTGGTACCAACCGGCGGCGGGAACCGCCGGCACCGTCACCTATAAATGGGAGACCTTCCTGACCCAGGAACTGCCCGCGTGGTTGGCGGCCAACAGAGGACAGGCGCCGACCGGCAACGCCGTCGTGGGGCTGTCCATGTCGGGCGGTGCGGCGTTGACCCTCGCCGTCTGGCATCCGGCGCAGTTCATCTTCGCCAGCTCGCTGTCGGGCTATCTCAATCCCTCAAACGGCTTGTGGCCCACGCTGATCGGGTTATCGATGAAGGATGCGGGCGGTTACAGCGCGACGAACATGTGGGGGCCGACGTCGGATCCGGCCTGGCGACGCAACGACCCGATGGTCAACGTCAACGCGCTGGTGGCCAACAACACCGCGTTGTGGATCTACTGCGGCAACGGCGCGACCTCTGAACTCGACGACGGCGCGGACTTCGGCGCGCAGTACAGCGCGCAGTTCCTGGAGAACATCACGCTGTCGACGAACAAGGAGTTCCAGCAGAAGTACCTCGCGGCGGGTGGCCACAACGCGGTCTTCAACTTTCCGACGGACGGGACGCACAGCTGGGCTTACTGGGGCGCGCAGCTACAGGCGATGAAGCCCGACCTCGTGCGCATTCTCGGAGCCGACCGGCCCTGACAGGTCCCGGTCTGTCCATCCAGCTCAACACCCACGATGCGAGATCGGTGCGCTGAGCCTCTACTCAGAGCGAACGCGTGCCTTCACGCCCCCAGTGGGGGACCTGGGCTGGCGGCGGCCGCACATGCAAGGTCGACGCGGCGATGCGTTCAATCTGCTGGTCAGGCTCTCCCGGCAGACGAAGACACCGCTGCATCTGATCGCCGAGCAACTGGTCAACCGCGACCATCCGCTCGCCTAATGGGAGCGGATCGTCATCGGCGAGCCGCGTCGATTCGCCTTCTGCATTCTGACGGGCGCGAATGGGTCCCCGCGATGCATGCGTAGGGTGAAGTCGCTACCCTATTGCCCGGGTTAAGACTGCCCTCAGGCGATCGGCCATGACCGCTACGGTGGTTGCCAAACACGAGGTGAGGCTTGGACGGACAACTTTGTACCGAGAACTGGGTGGGACGCGTCGCTGTCGTCGCCGCCTCGGGGGATCTCGACATGCTCACGGCGCCTCAGCTGAGGAACGCCGTGCAGGCGGCGTTGGGTAAGGATCCGACGGGCTTGATCGTCGACCTGACCAACGTGGAGTTCCTCGGCTCGGCGGGCATGCAGGTGCTGATGGAAACCCACAACCAGACCGACGGCTCCGAGACGCGGTTCGCCGTCGTCGCGGACGGCCCGGCCACCAGCCGGCCCCTGAAGATCACGGGCATCGCCGATGTGATCGACCTGTTTTCCGGCTTGGACGTCGCCCTCGACAACCTCACCGCGTGAGCGCGCGTCTGACGGGGTAACCAGACGTCATCATGAACAATCCGACGGAACTTGGATTTTCGAGCAACGGCCCCGCAGACGCCCGGACCGTCGCAGAGTTCCGCAATGCCTTCGCTCAGTGGCTACGTGCCACTTTCGCGCTCGATGCGGAGCGGCTCAGCGACGTGCTACTGGCGGTGAACGAGGCGTTGACCAACGCGGCCGAATTCGCCTATGTCCAATCGCAGCAGCCGGGCACGATGTCGGTGACGGCTCGTTATGACACCGGGGACCGGCGCCTGGTGGCGGCGGTTTCCGACCGGGGCGCCTGGTTGGCGAAGGAGCCCGACGGCCGGCCCAACACCCGGGGCCGCGGTATTCCATTGATGCGCGCCCTGTCCGACCGGGCGACTATCGACGCCTCGCCTTCTGGCACCCGCGTCCAACTCGAGTTCGACAACTGCCCGCTCATCTCGCCGGAGCCCTGCGCGACGTCCGCATGATCGCGTCGAGCCGCCGCCGACGGGTTCACTCGCGGGTTCTGATGCTGTATCGCGCGTGAGCGTGTGACCGTCGTGACTCATGTGGCGTGTTTGCTGTCGTGTCGCGTGTGATTTACCGCTCACTTTGGTCGCCCGAACGTAAGAAACGGTGAGCCGTGTGGTCGGTCACATTCTTCGGAAGGCCTTGCCGCAGCATCATTTCGACAGGTCAACCGTGCTCACCGGGTTGCTCGTGATAGGTAACAATTGGGTAACGAGCGACTTTCTAAGCGATGTCTGAGAGGTTCTCAAGAAGCCTCTATCCGCGAGCTTTGCGTGGCTCCAGCCCGTCCGAATCCGTCGCTATGCTCGACTCAAGACCGCGCCTGCACGGCGCGATGTGACTTGGAATCTAGGGCTGGCGCACGTCATGCCGGCGGAGGTACCCGACAACGATGGTTAGCGTTTTGATGCCTGAACATGCCCTTGACGCGGAGGCCCCCTCCCGGACGCGAGTGGATCCAAGCGTTGCCGCGTTGGGTGCCGTCGAACTGCACCGCGGACCGGTCGGCGATATCGCCACCGGTGCGGGTGCCGCTGTGGTGACCCACCCGGGCGACGACAGCGTCGCGGTGCTCAACGCCCGCACCCTCACTGCGGACGCGATCATCGCGGTGGCCGGTGAGCCGTTCGCCGTCGCGTTGCACGACGATCGCGCCTATGTGAGCACCTCCTCGTGGAGCCACAAGGACGAAGTCACCGTCATCGACACCGTCACCAAGTCGGTGATCGCGGCGTATCCACTCGCGGACAACATCACGGCGCTCGTGGTCAGCCCCGACGGCAAGCGCGTCTATGCCGGCCGCACCGGTGACGGGCGCATCGACGTCGCGGTGATCGACATCCCCGCCGACCGGGTTGGCACGATCGACGTCGCGACCGGCGCAGGCATCGGCATCGATGCGCTTGCGATCGACCCGAGCGGCACACGGCTCTACGTCGCGACCACGGATGCGCGCGGCAGCGCGGTCGTGACCGTCGAACTCGAGACCGGACGCGTCGGGCGCGCGGTGCGGATCGGTTCGCCCATTCGCGATATCGCGCTGGCCGACGGCACGGCGTTGGTCCTCAGCTCGGACCGGGTCCGCGGTGGCGTGGTGCACGTGATCGACCTGTCGGCGGGTCGTGTGACCGATGTCGTCGAACTCGGGGGCGCCCCGACTCAACTGGCGATGGGTGCGGACAAAGCCAGGGCCTACATCGTCGACTACGACCACGTCGTGGTGTTGTGCACGCTCACGTTGCAGGTCGTCAACACAATCACCGTCGGGGCCCGTCCGTCCTGCGTAGCGGTCGACTCGCACGGCGGTCGCGTGTACGTCGCCGACTACGCCGGCGGGGTGTCGGTGTTCGCCGTCGATTCGACGATGCCGCTGCTGTACTCGCAGTTCGTCGCGACCGATCCGTTCATCGCCCCCGAGGTCCCCGAACCGGAGCGGGTCACCGCGTAGTCCGATATGCCCGTGAGCGTTGCTCAGCGGCCGCTGCAGTCCAGTGACACCGAGATCGGCTTGCTGATGGTCACCGGAAACAGCACACCGTCTTGGTTGCCCCCGAGCAGCGGCATCAACTGGGTGAACTGCTGCGGGTTGCGGACGCTGGTGACCACGCAGTCAGAGAGCGGGGCCGTGCCGATCTTGTCGATGGTCACGTTGTAACCCTGGTCCTGCAGCTTGGTGATGACTTCCTGCGCCGATTCCTGGTCATCGGCTGACGCGACACCGGCAGGGGCGGCGATCGCTGCGCACACGACGGCTGCACCGGCGAGGATCCATGTCGTCCGCATGGGGTTCATGATCCCCTATAAGCGCTCGGCGCGCTGATAAGCGGTCACCACTGCGGCGCCACCGAGCCCGATGTTGTGCTGCAACGCGGCGGTGACCCCGTCGACCTGGCGTTTGTCCGCGGTACCGCGCAACTGCCACGTCAGCTCCGCGCACTGCGCGAGACCCGTCGCACCGAGCGGGTGACCCTTGGAGATCAGCCCGCCCGAGGGGTTGACGACCCAACGCCCGCCGTAGGTGGTGTCGTTGTTGTCGATGAGCTTGGGCGCCTCGCCCTCGCCGCACAGGCCGAGCGCCTCGTAGAGCAGCAGTTCGTTGGCCGAGAAGCAGTCATGCAGCTCGATCACCTGGAAGTCGGCGGGCCCGAGGCCGGACTGGTCGTAAACCTGCTGCGCCGCTTTGACGTTCATGTCGTAGCCGATGAGGTTTTTGGCGCTGCCGTCGAAGCTGGACTCGAAATCGGTGGTCATCGCCTGCCCGACGATCTCCACCGCCTGACCGGCCAGACCGTGCTTGTCGACGAACTCCTCGCTGGCCACGATCGCCGCGCCCGAGCCGTCGGAGGTCGGCGAGCACTGCAGCTTGGTCAGCGGATCGGAGATCATCTTCGCGGCCAGGATGTCGTCGAGGCTGTACTCCTCCTGGAACTGCGCGTACGGGTTGTTCACCGAATGCTTGTGGTTCTTGTAGCCGATTTTCGCGAAATGCTCTGCGGTGCTTCCATGTTGGCGCATGTGCTCGCGGCCGGCCGCACCGAACATCCACGGCGCCACGGGAAAGCCGAACTCGTCGATCGCAGCCATCGCCTTGACGTGTCTGCCCATCGGCGATTCGCGATCGTCGTGGCCGCCCTGCAGGGAACCGGGCTGCATCTTCTCGAAGCCCAGCGCGATCGTGCAGTCGGCCAGCCCACCGCGGATGGTCTGCGCGGCGAGGAAGAGCGCGGTGGACCCGGTCGAGCAGTTGTTGTTGACGTTGACGATCGGAATGCCCGTCATGCCCAGTTCGTAGAGGGCCCGGTTGCCCGACGTCGAGTCGCCGGCGACATAGCCGACGAACCCCTGCTGCACCTCGGAGTAGTCGATGCCGGCGTCTTCGAGGGCCTTGGTGCCGGACTCCTTGGCCATCTGCGGGTAGTCCCAGCCCTCGCGGCGGCCGGGCTTCTCGAACTTCGTCATTCCGACGCCGACGACGAAAACCCTGTTCTTCTTTGCGGTGGACATCGTGCTGATCCTTTCGCTGCGCTGCGACGACAAAAACATACTGCGCGTCATCCCAAGTGGACGCCGTATCGGGGGTCATCTCGAGTTGGCTGGGGATCGGGTCGGCCCTGCGACGGCGGCCAGTCCGAGCGCAGTCTTGGCCGACCGGTCAGCCGTACGTCAGCCACCAGTTGTGCAGGTCGACGAGGTTCTGGCTCTGCGCGTCGCCCAGCAGTAGCTCGGCGTTCTTGGTCCACGTCACGTCCTGGTTGCCGTTGAAGACGCCGCAGGCGATGCGTCCCTCCACTTGGTCGGGGGTGGGGGTGTAGTGCCAGGTCGTCGGTGAGTCTGCGCCACCGTCGGGGCACGGCAGCAGTTCGGAGTTCGCCGCGACGGACTGGTCGAAAGCCTTGTCCAGGGCCGGCTGGTCGGCGAACAGCGAATACCGCGCGTTGGTCGGGCCGCCCTCGGGTGCGGCCTGGCCGCAGTCCACCGTTGCCAACGCGCCGGTGGCGGGCGGGTGGACCGGCTCGCACACGCCGTCGTCGTAGCCACGCAGCAGCCCGAGCAATGTGGCGTCGAAAGAATTCGCACCCGGCGCGGCAGTAGTGGTGCGCGGGGTCTGGCGGGTGGTGCGCTCGGTGGTCTGTGCCGGCTGGGTCGTCGAGGTGGTGGTCGAAGCCGACGGTGCGTCGTCGAGCTTGATCAAAAACCAGATTCCGAACATCGCCAGCACCAACACGAACACCGAGACCCCGGCGGCGATCGGGACCCAAGACGAGCTCTTGTGTCCCGGCCCCGGTGGTCGTGGCGGTCCAGTCGGTGCCGGGGTGGCCCACATCGGCCCGCTCGGCGGTCCGTCGGCCGGCGGCGGCGTGTAAAACGCGGCCGGCCGCCCGGCGGGCGGCGGTGTCTGATGCCGACCGGGCGCAGCCGGCGGGAGAGTTGGACCCGCGGCCTCACTGCGTTGCAGGATGGTGGCGGCCTGATCCTGATCCCGTTGTGTCAGTGCGTCGTTCGCCGCAGCGGCCAGATCGCCGGCGCTGGCGTAGCGGTCTACCGGGTTCTTGGCCATCCCGCGGGCGATCACCGCGTCGAAGGCGGCCGGAATGCCGGGCCGCTGCTCGCTGGGCTTGGGAACGGGCTGCATCAGGTGCGCGGTGATGACGACGCTGACGCTATCGCCGGGGAACGGCTGTGAGCCCGTGAGGCATTCGTGCAGAACACAACACAGCGCGTACACATCCGCGCGGTAGGTCACCTCGTCGTTGGTGAAGCGTTCCGGCGCCATGTACGCGTAGGTGCCGACCGCGGTGCCCAGCTCGGTGAGTCTCTCGTCGGTGGCGGCGTTGGCGATGCCGAAGTCGACCAGGTAGGCGAAGTCGTCACGGGTCAGAATGATGTTCTCGGGCTTGACATCCCGGTGCATTACACCGCTCTCGTGGGCGGCGTCGAGGGCCGAAGCGACCTGCTTGACGACAGCGACTGCCCGGGCGGGCGTCATCGGACCGTAGTTCTTGAGCACCTTGCGCAGATCGGTGCCGTCGATCATGCGCATATCGACGTAGAGCAGGCCGTCGACCTCGCCGTAGTCGTGGATCGGCACCACGTGCGGCTCCTGCAGCCGGCCTGCCGAGTGCGCCTCGCGCTGAAGTCGTTTCCGGAACACCGGATCGTTCGAGGCCGACTCGGGTAACAGCTTCAGCGCGACGATACGGTCTTTGACGGTGTCCTCGGCTTCGTAAACCTCGCCCATGCCGCCCTTGCCCAGCAACCGGCGCAGCCGATACGGGCCGATCCGGGAACCGACACGTGATTCGGGGTCGGTCATTGATGCTCCTCGGGCGGTGCGGTAGCCGGCGAACACAATCTAATCTCGTGTCACGCCGGACGCGGCTCTATCCGAAACGTCCCGTATGCCCGGCACCGTGGTGTAGACCTGCAAGAGTAGAACGTGTTCTAGTTCCGCGATGGAGGATCGGTATGAGCCTGCGGGTCGTGCAGTGGGCAACAGGAGGGGTGGGAGTCGCAGCGATCAAGGGCGTGCTCGAACACCCCGAACTCGAACTCGCCGGTTGCTGGGTGCATTCGCCGGACAAGGCGGGCAAGGATGTCGGCGAGATCATCGGCACCGAACCGCTGGGCGTCACCGCGACCAACACTGTCGAGGACATCCTCGCCCTCGACGCCGACGCGGTGATCTACGCCCCGCTCTTGCCCAACCCCGACGAGGTCGCGGCCCTGTTGCGCTCGGGCAAGAACGTCGTCACACCCGTCGGCTGGGTATACCCGGGTGACCGTCAGAGCGCGCCGCTGCGGGACGCGGCGATCGCGGGCAATGCCACCCTGCACGGCACCGGCATCGCCCCCGGCGGAATCAGTGAGAAATTCCCGCTGCTGTTCTCCGCATTCTCAACGGCGGTGACTTACGTTCGCGCCGAGGAGTATTCGGACCTGCGCACGTATGAAGCGCCCGATGTCGTCCGGCATGTGATGGGTTTCGGTGAGGTGCCGGAGAAGGCGCTGAGTGGGCCGATGCAGAAGCTGCTCGACGGCGGCTTCATCCAGGCCGTGAAGATGATCGTCGACAAGGTCGGGTTCCGGGCAGATGCGAAAGTCCGGTCTACCCAGGAGATCGCCGTCGCCACCGCGCCGATCGAATCTCCGATCGGTGTGATCGAGCCGGGACAGGTTGCGGGCCGAAAGTTTTACTGGGAAGCGCTCGTCGACGGTGAACCGGTCGTCAGGGTCACCGTGAACTGGTTGATGGGCGAGGAGAACCTCGATCCCGCCTGGACGTTCGGCCCCGAAGGCCAGCGGTACGAGATGGAGGTCCGAGGCAACCCGGACGTCAACATCGTCGTCAAGGGTTTTCAGTCGGCGGTCGGCGGCGAGGGTCCGGAGTACGGCATCGTCGGCACGGCGGCGCACTGCGTGAACTCGGTGCCCGCAGTATGTGCCGCCGAACCCGGTATTGCGACCTACCTCGACCTGCCGTTGATCAGCGGCAAGGCGGCGCCGGGGCTCGGGTAGCCGCCTGGCACACTCACGGGGTGTGACGAGACGAGCACTGGTACTCGCCGGCGGCGGGCTGGCGGGCATCGCGTGGGAGACCGGAGTCCTTACGGGTATCGCCGACGAGTCGCCCGCGGCGGCCCAGACGCTACTGGACTCCGACGTCCTGGTCGGCACCTCGGCGGGATCGGCGGTCGCGGCGCAACTCGGCAGCGGGCTCAGCCTGGAAGCCCTGTTCGACAGGCAGACCGCGGAGGCGTCCGCGGAGATCAACCCGGGCGCGGGCATCGAGGACATCACCGAGATCCTCCTCAGCGCGATGACCACGCCCGGTTCCAAAACCGAGAAACTGCAGCGGATCGGAGCGATCGCGCTGGCCACGGACACCGTCACCGAACCGGTCCGGCGCGAGGTGATCGAGCACCGGCTGCCGTCGCACGACTGGCCGGACCGCGAGCTGCGCATCTCGGCGATCGACACGGCCACCGGCGAGTTGGTAGCGTTCGACCGCGCGTCGGGCGTCTCTCTGGTGGACGCGGTCGCGGCCAGTTGCGCAGTGCCGGGCGTGTGGCCGCCGGTGACCATCGGAGCGCGGCGGTTCATGGACGGTGGCGTCGGCAGCACCGTCAACCTCGTGCTCGCCGACGACTGCGATGTCGTGGTAGCGCTGATCCCGCAGGGCCTTTCGTCGCCTTCGCCGTTCGGGACGGAGGCCAGGGACGAGGTCGCCGCGCACGATGCCTTCGGCGTGTTCGCCGCCGACGAGGCCCTGGCCGCTTTCGGCACCAACCCGTTGGACCCCGCGTGCCGAATTCCGTCCGCGCACGCCGGGCGCGCACAGGGCAGGCGGGTCGCTGCAGAGGTGGCCGCGTACCTCGGGCTCTAATCCTCTGCGCCAGAGGTCGTTTCGGCGCGATTGGGCTTGCCGAACGCATCGAGGGCGGCGGCGGCCAGCTCGGCGCCGACGTCGATCACCTCGGCGGCGCGGTGAAACTCCAGGCTCCGGCATGCCGAACGGGGCACCTCGATGAGCAGGTCGGGCGGATAGCCGGCCAGCTGGTGCCGCGCCAGCGCCGCCTGGGCGATGTCGATGGTGCGGTTCATCACCTCGAAGCTGCCGAGTTTGGGCACCACCGG contains:
- a CDS encoding serine/threonine-protein kinase; this encodes MTDPESRVGSRIGPYRLRRLLGKGGMGEVYEAEDTVKDRIVALKLLPESASNDPVFRKRLQREAHSAGRLQEPHVVPIHDYGEVDGLLYVDMRMIDGTDLRKVLKNYGPMTPARAVAVVKQVASALDAAHESGVMHRDVKPENIILTRDDFAYLVDFGIANAATDERLTELGTAVGTYAYMAPERFTNDEVTYRADVYALCCVLHECLTGSQPFPGDSVSVVITAHLMQPVPKPSEQRPGIPAAFDAVIARGMAKNPVDRYASAGDLAAAANDALTQRDQDQAATILQRSEAAGPTLPPAAPGRHQTPPPAGRPAAFYTPPPADGPPSGPMWATPAPTGPPRPPGPGHKSSSWVPIAAGVSVFVLVLAMFGIWFLIKLDDAPSASTTTSTTQPAQTTERTTRQTPRTTTAAPGANSFDATLLGLLRGYDDGVCEPVHPPATGALATVDCGQAAPEGGPTNARYSLFADQPALDKAFDQSVAANSELLPCPDGGADSPTTWHYTPTPDQVEGRIACGVFNGNQDVTWTKNAELLLGDAQSQNLVDLHNWWLTYG
- the ectA gene encoding diaminobutyrate acetyltransferase, whose product is MGPKPTAPQALSWTRFLRPPDDGDAIAMHRLIAATEVLDLNSTYTYLLTATDFASTSIVADRDGDICGLITGYHPPARPEVLFVWQVAVATTAQGSGLASAMLDTLVHRVRSNRRGHPVTVEATVSPSNSASRAFFGAFARRHGVPLLEEPRFTAAQLDADQTHEDEPTLRIGPITRPLD
- a CDS encoding ATP-binding protein codes for the protein MNNPTELGFSSNGPADARTVAEFRNAFAQWLRATFALDAERLSDVLLAVNEALTNAAEFAYVQSQQPGTMSVTARYDTGDRRLVAAVSDRGAWLAKEPDGRPNTRGRGIPLMRALSDRATIDASPSGTRVQLEFDNCPLISPEPCATSA
- a CDS encoding STAS domain-containing protein; protein product: MDGQLCTENWVGRVAVVAASGDLDMLTAPQLRNAVQAALGKDPTGLIVDLTNVEFLGSAGMQVLMETHNQTDGSETRFAVVADGPATSRPLKITGIADVIDLFSGLDVALDNLTA
- a CDS encoding NAD(P)H-dependent amine dehydrogenase family protein, whose protein sequence is MSLRVVQWATGGVGVAAIKGVLEHPELELAGCWVHSPDKAGKDVGEIIGTEPLGVTATNTVEDILALDADAVIYAPLLPNPDEVAALLRSGKNVVTPVGWVYPGDRQSAPLRDAAIAGNATLHGTGIAPGGISEKFPLLFSAFSTAVTYVRAEEYSDLRTYEAPDVVRHVMGFGEVPEKALSGPMQKLLDGGFIQAVKMIVDKVGFRADAKVRSTQEIAVATAPIESPIGVIEPGQVAGRKFYWEALVDGEPVVRVTVNWLMGEENLDPAWTFGPEGQRYEMEVRGNPDVNIVVKGFQSAVGGEGPEYGIVGTAAHCVNSVPAVCAAEPGIATYLDLPLISGKAAPGLG
- a CDS encoding lipid-transfer protein, coding for MSTAKKNRVFVVGVGMTKFEKPGRREGWDYPQMAKESGTKALEDAGIDYSEVQQGFVGYVAGDSTSGNRALYELGMTGIPIVNVNNNCSTGSTALFLAAQTIRGGLADCTIALGFEKMQPGSLQGGHDDRESPMGRHVKAMAAIDEFGFPVAPWMFGAAGREHMRQHGSTAEHFAKIGYKNHKHSVNNPYAQFQEEYSLDDILAAKMISDPLTKLQCSPTSDGSGAAIVASEEFVDKHGLAGQAVEIVGQAMTTDFESSFDGSAKNLIGYDMNVKAAQQVYDQSGLGPADFQVIELHDCFSANELLLYEALGLCGEGEAPKLIDNNDTTYGGRWVVNPSGGLISKGHPLGATGLAQCAELTWQLRGTADKRQVDGVTAALQHNIGLGGAAVVTAYQRAERL
- a CDS encoding esterase family protein, producing MLMLAGVAVQTPSATAYSRDGLPVETLDVPSPSMGRNIRVQFQGGGPQSVYLLDGLRAREDASGWDINTAVFEWFHQSGISVVMPVGGQASFYTDWYQPAAGTAGTVTYKWETFLTQELPAWLAANRGQAPTGNAVVGLSMSGGAALTLAVWHPAQFIFASSLSGYLNPSNGLWPTLIGLSMKDAGGYSATNMWGPTSDPAWRRNDPMVNVNALVANNTALWIYCGNGATSELDDGADFGAQYSAQFLENITLSTNKEFQQKYLAAGGHNAVFNFPTDGTHSWAYWGAQLQAMKPDLVRILGADRP
- a CDS encoding DUF732 domain-containing protein — its product is MRRIIGVWIAAIATAVAFAAPAAADQSEFVRKLRERYVFLTAEQLITAGHDVCAAARSGVPASDSVIMVRDSLGISIKAAGDIVSRAVVELGC
- a CDS encoding YncE family protein yields the protein MDPSVAALGAVELHRGPVGDIATGAGAAVVTHPGDDSVAVLNARTLTADAIIAVAGEPFAVALHDDRAYVSTSSWSHKDEVTVIDTVTKSVIAAYPLADNITALVVSPDGKRVYAGRTGDGRIDVAVIDIPADRVGTIDVATGAGIGIDALAIDPSGTRLYVATTDARGSAVVTVELETGRVGRAVRIGSPIRDIALADGTALVLSSDRVRGGVVHVIDLSAGRVTDVVELGGAPTQLAMGADKARAYIVDYDHVVVLCTLTLQVVNTITVGARPSCVAVDSHGGRVYVADYAGGVSVFAVDSTMPLLYSQFVATDPFIAPEVPEPERVTA
- a CDS encoding patatin-like phospholipase family protein; the encoded protein is MTRRALVLAGGGLAGIAWETGVLTGIADESPAAAQTLLDSDVLVGTSAGSAVAAQLGSGLSLEALFDRQTAEASAEINPGAGIEDITEILLSAMTTPGSKTEKLQRIGAIALATDTVTEPVRREVIEHRLPSHDWPDRELRISAIDTATGELVAFDRASGVSLVDAVAASCAVPGVWPPVTIGARRFMDGGVGSTVNLVLADDCDVVVALIPQGLSSPSPFGTEARDEVAAHDAFGVFAADEALAAFGTNPLDPACRIPSAHAGRAQGRRVAAEVAAYLGL